One genomic window of Puniceibacterium sp. IMCC21224 includes the following:
- a CDS encoding tripartite tricarboxylate transporter substrate binding protein: MRRTFLKAAVSTAVLAVAGLTVPAAAQAQDAAEFYKGNVIKWIVPYNPGGGYDEYARVLAPYFEKYTGSRVDIVNMPGSGGMKGAVEIFNSPADGTHIGIINGSAMVTNQLAGIAGADYKVSQYSYVGRMVADVRVFVVSADSGIDTFEDLQSDGKTAVVGATGLGGSTYVDAVIVGEAFGIDQRVIPGFDASGDIRTAMLRGDVTGMWGSLGSAIDGVNSGDHKVILHGEKKPTGVLEGVPSVWDKADASKDPERAIRILEAWDALSAVGRPVAAPPGVPEDRLAFLRDAFEQAMMDEAFVTKMTEAERDLSFASGTDMVTIAKAATELDDDINELFVKAIRGEL; this comes from the coding sequence ATGAGAAGAACATTTCTGAAAGCTGCGGTGAGTACCGCTGTGCTCGCTGTTGCCGGACTGACTGTGCCGGCTGCGGCCCAGGCGCAGGACGCCGCCGAGTTTTACAAAGGCAACGTGATCAAATGGATTGTTCCCTATAACCCCGGCGGCGGCTACGACGAATATGCCCGCGTGCTGGCACCTTATTTCGAAAAGTACACTGGTTCCCGGGTTGATATCGTCAACATGCCCGGTTCTGGCGGGATGAAAGGCGCGGTTGAAATTTTTAACTCGCCGGCCGATGGAACTCATATCGGTATCATCAACGGCTCTGCGATGGTTACCAACCAGCTCGCCGGGATCGCGGGCGCCGACTACAAGGTCAGTCAGTACAGCTATGTCGGTCGCATGGTCGCCGATGTGCGCGTCTTTGTAGTAAGTGCCGACAGCGGGATCGACACCTTTGAGGATCTTCAATCCGATGGCAAAACTGCTGTTGTCGGGGCCACCGGACTTGGTGGGTCGACCTATGTGGACGCGGTGATCGTCGGCGAGGCGTTTGGAATAGATCAGCGGGTGATCCCCGGCTTTGATGCGTCTGGCGACATTCGAACAGCGATGTTGCGCGGCGATGTGACCGGCATGTGGGGCTCGCTTGGCTCTGCGATTGACGGGGTCAATTCGGGCGATCACAAGGTTATCCTGCACGGCGAGAAAAAGCCGACCGGTGTGCTCGAAGGGGTGCCGTCGGTTTGGGACAAGGCAGACGCCTCGAAGGATCCTGAGCGCGCAATACGCATTCTGGAAGCCTGGGATGCGCTCTCGGCGGTTGGTCGCCCGGTCGCGGCCCCTCCAGGTGTGCCCGAGGATCGGCTCGCCTTTTTGCGCGATGCCTTTGAGCAGGCGATGATGGACGAAGCTTTCGTCACAAAGATGACCGAAGCTGAACGCGACCTTTCCTTTGCCAGCGGCACCGATATGGTGACGATCGCCAAAGCGGCGACCGAGCTTGACGACGATATCAACGAGCTTTTCGTAAAGGCCATTCGCGGCGAGCTCTGA
- a CDS encoding EamA family transporter, translated as MIEQAPLLGQILAVLSATAFAFANVCISRTRTSGGDKGVMFSVLVTVGLSATLWLAIEVPRYGTPSLEGEAHALGMFVLAGLLAMVFGRTLVFESIRRLGVSRSTSVKRLNPFFSVILATILLAEPFTRLDGLGMVAIALAFVLLIRDSVRSRGAVLADVPPPRDYLFGVFAALAYGSAYVARKVGLNEMGAPTFGTFVSAASGFAAYAVLAVIWPRYRANFKGMFRHLDKWIVIGAVMVSLGQILMFSALAYEDVSTVVMIASLEIFIAIFLSVVVFRSERLPGVAILLAAALAMAGVVLVAAG; from the coding sequence GTGATTGAGCAGGCCCCCCTGCTTGGTCAGATCCTCGCGGTGCTGTCGGCCACCGCCTTTGCCTTTGCCAATGTGTGTATTTCGCGCACCCGCACCTCGGGCGGCGACAAGGGGGTGATGTTTTCGGTGCTGGTCACCGTGGGCTTATCCGCTACGCTCTGGCTGGCGATAGAGGTGCCGCGCTATGGCACCCCGTCGCTCGAAGGTGAGGCTCATGCCCTTGGCATGTTCGTGCTGGCGGGACTGCTGGCGATGGTATTCGGGCGCACACTGGTCTTTGAGTCGATCCGTCGGCTTGGGGTAAGCCGATCCACATCAGTCAAACGCTTGAACCCCTTCTTTTCGGTGATCCTTGCTACAATCCTGTTGGCCGAACCATTCACCCGCTTGGACGGGCTGGGCATGGTGGCGATAGCGCTGGCCTTTGTCCTGTTGATCCGCGACTCTGTTCGGTCGCGCGGGGCGGTGCTGGCGGACGTCCCGCCGCCTCGGGATTACCTCTTTGGCGTGTTCGCGGCGCTGGCCTATGGGTCAGCCTATGTGGCCCGCAAGGTGGGCCTGAACGAGATGGGTGCGCCGACTTTTGGCACCTTTGTCAGCGCGGCGAGCGGCTTTGCCGCCTATGCGGTCCTTGCTGTGATCTGGCCACGCTACCGCGCTAATTTTAAAGGGATGTTCCGGCACTTGGACAAATGGATCGTGATTGGCGCGGTGATGGTCTCATTGGGTCAGATCCTGATGTTTTCGGCGCTGGCCTACGAGGACGTCTCGACCGTGGTGATGATTGCGTCGCTCGAAATCTTTATCGCCATTTTTCTGTCGGTCGTGGTGTTTCGGAGCGAACGGTTGCCCGGGGTTGCGATCTTGTTGGCGGCGGCCCTTGCTATGGCCGGAGTCGTGCTGGTCGCGGCGGGCTGA
- a CDS encoding xanthine dehydrogenase family protein molybdopterin-binding subunit yields the protein MTAGRNEDLRLLRGGGLYAADDLDADVRFAGFVRSDMAAGRILAIQANDARAMPGVLGVFTAADMADLAPLTHDPLPRDDGGTAELFPIPVLCGTHVRHMGEPVALVVAKSKAALGDAIDAVWVDMDEEVPPQGVCFCRNVGDASATSDAFAKAAHTSTTHIEIARATVTSLEPRGLIVRHRDGGLHVRASTQNPFALRADIAKHFGLAKSAVHVQASDVGGSFGLKGPMAREDAAVIWAARQLGVDLCWFSTRSEALLADAQGRAISGDIQLAFDSDHRLIGIDAAFDVDAGAYPSRRAMGIVNNIPGLAGMYAVPVAAASITGQLSARPPLAPLRGNGRPEVAQSIERALDDAARVMGVNPVDLRRMNLVPKEAMPFTTAFGNTVDSGDFARVMQTAQDLAGDPAPRRAAAGARGMLYGVGFANCIESAAGPIRSPKPDNAKLSVSSAGRITLAPGVMSVGQGHETSMAGIVVDRLGVPRDQIDYVNGDTAALSFGRGSGGSSGLAVAGGALVTALDRLIDEGRTHAADRFGCAPGDLSFRDGAFYREGSNENMPLAEIAAEKGGLWEVEAEFTPDAATYPNGSHVCEVEVDPETGAVKITRYAAVEDVGRVLNRQLVEGQVMGGVAMGLSFGLGERIVYDDDGQLLTGSFMDYQMIRAADLPMFSLGMVEVPTILNPLGAKGVGEAGTVGSTAAFSSAIRDALAPLGVRNFELPATPCQVWQAIRDASAQ from the coding sequence ATGACAGCAGGGCGAAATGAGGATCTTCGGCTTTTGAGGGGGGGCGGCCTGTATGCGGCGGATGATCTGGATGCCGACGTGCGGTTTGCGGGTTTTGTCCGCTCGGACATGGCTGCCGGGCGAATCCTCGCGATCCAGGCTAACGATGCTCGCGCGATGCCCGGGGTGCTTGGGGTTTTTACCGCAGCCGATATGGCCGATCTTGCTCCGCTTACCCATGATCCGCTGCCCCGCGACGATGGCGGCACGGCAGAGTTGTTTCCAATCCCGGTGCTTTGCGGCACACATGTGCGCCACATGGGGGAACCTGTGGCGTTGGTCGTGGCCAAAAGCAAGGCGGCGTTGGGTGATGCGATCGACGCTGTCTGGGTCGACATGGACGAAGAGGTGCCACCGCAAGGTGTCTGCTTTTGTCGAAACGTGGGCGATGCGTCTGCCACCTCGGACGCCTTTGCCAAAGCCGCCCATACCAGCACCACACATATCGAAATTGCCCGCGCCACGGTAACATCACTCGAACCGCGCGGCCTGATTGTGCGTCACCGCGACGGTGGGCTGCATGTGCGGGCCTCGACCCAGAACCCGTTTGCATTGCGCGCAGATATTGCGAAACACTTTGGGTTGGCGAAAAGCGCGGTCCATGTTCAGGCCAGTGATGTCGGGGGATCTTTCGGGCTGAAGGGGCCGATGGCGCGAGAAGATGCCGCTGTGATCTGGGCTGCGCGCCAACTTGGTGTGGATCTTTGCTGGTTCTCAACCCGGTCCGAGGCACTGTTGGCGGATGCTCAGGGGCGCGCCATCTCCGGCGACATCCAATTAGCCTTTGACAGCGATCACCGTCTGATCGGGATTGACGCCGCTTTTGACGTCGATGCCGGCGCCTACCCCAGCCGCCGAGCAATGGGCATTGTGAATAACATTCCGGGCCTTGCCGGCATGTATGCCGTGCCAGTGGCGGCTGCCAGCATCACGGGCCAATTGTCGGCGCGCCCGCCGCTTGCGCCCTTACGCGGCAACGGACGCCCCGAAGTTGCACAAAGCATTGAGCGGGCGCTTGACGATGCCGCGCGGGTGATGGGCGTCAACCCGGTCGATCTGCGCCGTATGAACCTGGTTCCCAAAGAGGCGATGCCGTTCACCACGGCCTTTGGCAACACCGTTGACAGCGGCGATTTTGCCCGTGTCATGCAAACGGCGCAGGACCTTGCGGGCGATCCCGCGCCACGGCGCGCCGCGGCCGGGGCACGCGGAATGCTCTATGGTGTCGGTTTTGCGAATTGTATCGAAAGTGCCGCAGGCCCTATACGCAGCCCCAAGCCAGACAACGCCAAACTCAGCGTCTCGTCCGCGGGGCGGATCACCCTTGCGCCGGGTGTGATGTCGGTGGGGCAGGGGCACGAAACCTCAATGGCCGGGATTGTTGTTGACCGGCTCGGCGTCCCGCGCGATCAGATCGACTATGTGAACGGCGACACTGCGGCGCTGAGTTTCGGGCGCGGCAGCGGCGGTTCTTCTGGGTTGGCGGTGGCGGGCGGGGCGCTGGTCACGGCGCTCGACCGGCTGATCGACGAGGGGCGGACACACGCGGCGGATCGGTTCGGTTGCGCGCCGGGCGATCTGAGTTTCCGCGACGGTGCCTTTTACCGCGAAGGCAGCAACGAAAACATGCCCCTCGCCGAAATTGCCGCCGAGAAGGGCGGGCTGTGGGAGGTGGAGGCTGAATTCACCCCCGATGCCGCGACCTATCCCAACGGCAGCCACGTCTGTGAAGTTGAGGTTGACCCTGAAACCGGGGCGGTGAAAATCACGCGCTATGCCGCTGTCGAAGACGTCGGTCGCGTGCTCAACCGGCAATTGGTTGAGGGGCAGGTGATGGGCGGCGTGGCGATGGGCCTGTCCTTTGGATTGGGCGAGCGGATTGTTTACGATGACGATGGTCAGCTGCTGACTGGCAGTTTCATGGACTATCAGATGATTCGTGCCGCTGATCTTCCGATGTTTTCGCTCGGCATGGTTGAAGTTCCGACGATATTGAACCCGTTAGGCGCGAAGGGCGTGGGTGAGGCCGGAACCGTCGGATCGACCGCGGCGTTTTCCAGTGCGATCCGGGACGCACTTGCCCCGCTCGGCGTCAGGAATTTCGAATTGCCTGCAACCCCATGCCAGGTGTGGCAGGCGATCCGGGATGCGTCCGCGCAGTGA
- a CDS encoding TRAP transporter small permease subunit, which translates to MRFLAGIAALICAVNLIIGKTFAWLSLAIVVVCFTVVVQRYLFAISYVWMQDLYIWLNGAMFTAVAGFALLRDDHVRVDIFYRPARIRTRALTDLIGVVLFLLPFTWVVYVYSMPFVLRAWGYHEASANVGGMPGLFILKSFVIAFTALIAMQGLAMIIRSVLVLSGNVQLVPKSMQYSPDKRPADLPEETV; encoded by the coding sequence TTGCGTTTTCTTGCCGGGATTGCCGCGTTGATATGCGCCGTAAACCTTATCATTGGAAAAACCTTTGCCTGGCTGTCACTCGCCATTGTGGTGGTGTGCTTTACGGTGGTGGTTCAACGCTACCTTTTTGCGATCAGCTATGTGTGGATGCAAGATCTGTATATCTGGTTGAACGGTGCAATGTTTACCGCTGTGGCAGGATTTGCGTTGCTGCGCGATGATCATGTCCGGGTGGACATCTTCTATCGTCCGGCGCGGATACGGACACGGGCACTGACTGATCTGATCGGAGTGGTCCTGTTTCTGCTGCCGTTTACATGGGTGGTTTACGTCTACTCCATGCCATTCGTGTTGCGCGCCTGGGGCTATCACGAGGCATCCGCAAATGTTGGCGGCATGCCGGGCCTGTTCATCCTGAAATCCTTTGTCATCGCCTTTACCGCACTGATCGCTATGCAGGGGCTGGCGATGATCATCCGTTCGGTTCTGGTCCTGTCTGGCAACGTACAACTGGTTCCAAAGTCGATGCAATACAGTCCGGACAAGCGCCCCGCTGACCTGCCAGAGGAAACCGTTTGA
- a CDS encoding TRAP transporter large permease subunit, producing MDPVMIGEILAALMFFGVIGFLLLGFPVAFTLAGVSLLFGGVGMAFGVFDPSNFGSLPSRYIGFMTNEVLVAVPLFIFMGVMLERSQIAEKLLLTMSKLFGNMRGGLGFSVILVGAMLAASTGVVGATVVTMGLISLPAMLRAGYDPKLATGVICASGTLGQIIPPSTVLIFMGDMLSGINSQVQMAKGNFAPVPVSVGDLFAGALLPGLLLVSLYLIYVLFKAVTDPASCPATPVPPEEKAALLRDVFVALVPPLLLILAVLGSILGGVATPTEAASVGAVGAMLLAALRWRLSFTILRETAIATATITSMVFVILLGASVFSIVFRMMGGDNLVHEFLSNLPGGTLAAVAVVMLIMFFLGFILDTFEIIFIVIPITAPVLLALDVDPVWLGVLVGVNLQTSFLTPPFGFALFYLRGVAPPDLPTSAIYKGILPFVILQIVAIAILFAFPQIVTWLPRLVAG from the coding sequence ATGGATCCGGTAATGATTGGCGAAATCCTCGCCGCTTTGATGTTCTTTGGTGTGATCGGCTTTCTGCTACTTGGATTTCCCGTCGCATTCACGCTGGCCGGCGTGTCCCTGCTGTTCGGCGGAGTCGGCATGGCGTTCGGCGTGTTTGACCCGTCGAACTTTGGCTCACTTCCCAGTCGCTATATAGGCTTTATGACGAACGAGGTGCTGGTCGCGGTCCCGCTGTTTATCTTTATGGGGGTGATGCTGGAACGCAGCCAGATTGCCGAGAAACTGCTGCTCACGATGAGCAAGCTGTTCGGGAACATGCGTGGCGGGCTGGGTTTTTCGGTGATCCTGGTTGGCGCGATGCTGGCGGCCTCAACCGGCGTGGTTGGCGCAACCGTGGTGACGATGGGCCTGATTTCGCTGCCGGCGATGCTGCGCGCGGGCTATGATCCCAAACTTGCCACCGGGGTTATTTGCGCCAGCGGCACATTGGGTCAGATCATCCCGCCGTCGACCGTACTGATCTTTATGGGGGACATGCTGTCGGGCATCAACTCTCAGGTGCAGATGGCCAAGGGGAACTTTGCCCCTGTGCCGGTATCGGTGGGTGATCTGTTTGCCGGAGCATTGTTGCCCGGCCTGCTGCTGGTGTCGCTCTATCTGATCTATGTGCTGTTCAAGGCGGTGACCGATCCCGCCTCGTGCCCCGCAACACCGGTCCCACCCGAAGAAAAGGCGGCGCTGCTGCGCGACGTCTTTGTCGCACTGGTGCCGCCACTGTTGCTGATCCTTGCGGTGCTTGGCTCCATCCTCGGGGGCGTTGCCACGCCGACCGAAGCGGCGTCGGTCGGGGCAGTTGGGGCCATGCTTTTGGCCGCGCTGCGCTGGCGCCTGTCGTTCACGATCCTGCGAGAGACGGCAATCGCAACGGCAACGATCACCAGCATGGTCTTTGTCATCCTGCTGGGGGCATCGGTGTTCTCAATCGTGTTTCGGATGATGGGTGGTGACAATCTGGTGCATGAATTCCTGAGCAATCTGCCGGGCGGCACATTGGCGGCGGTCGCGGTTGTGATGCTGATCATGTTCTTTCTGGGATTCATTCTGGATACGTTCGAGATCATCTTTATCGTGATCCCGATCACCGCGCCGGTGCTGCTGGCGCTGGACGTTGATCCGGTCTGGCTGGGTGTGCTGGTTGGAGTGAACTTGCAAACCTCGTTCCTGACGCCGCCCTTTGGCTTTGCGCTGTTCTATCTGCGCGGCGTGGCACCGCCCGATTTGCCAACCAGCGCAATCTACAAGGGCATACTGCCGTTTGTCATTTTGCAGATCGTGGCGATTGCGATCCTGTTTGCGTTCCCTCAAATTGTCACTTGGCTGCCGCGCCTGGTGGCAGGGTAA
- a CDS encoding TRAP transporter substrate-binding protein, translating to MDRRSFIRTAGVMGAGAAAAGLAAPAVAQGNITWRMVTTWPKNFPGLGVGAQRLADRITAASGGRLTVQVYSAGELVPPLQSLDAVIDGSAEMSHGAAYYWQNKSPALSFFTGVPYGMTTPELTAWVRFLGGQEIWDEIYDQFGVQGFLSGNTGTQAGGWFRNELTSLEDIKGVRFRTPGLGGRVWEKLGATVTNMAAGEIFQALQSGTLDAAEFVGPYNDLALGFYQVAKNYYMPSFVESGLATELVVDKKKYQELPDDLQAIIRDVSQAEYDQVSADFIANDPRALKTLVEDHGVMVRDFPEDIMEAGAKASIEVVEELRNSDDPLVKKTTESFIEAMNIVRTRTERIDSAYTRAREKYLKY from the coding sequence ATGGATCGTCGTTCTTTTATTCGTACAGCCGGGGTGATGGGCGCCGGGGCTGCAGCCGCTGGTTTGGCGGCTCCGGCGGTTGCTCAGGGCAACATCACTTGGCGTATGGTTACAACCTGGCCAAAGAATTTCCCCGGTCTGGGCGTTGGGGCGCAGCGGCTGGCGGATCGTATCACCGCCGCGTCGGGCGGGCGTTTGACCGTTCAGGTCTATTCGGCAGGCGAGCTGGTTCCGCCGCTTCAGTCGCTGGATGCTGTCATCGACGGCAGCGCGGAAATGAGCCATGGCGCAGCCTATTACTGGCAGAACAAATCGCCTGCGCTTTCGTTCTTTACCGGCGTTCCCTACGGCATGACCACGCCCGAACTGACGGCCTGGGTGCGCTTTCTGGGTGGCCAGGAAATCTGGGACGAGATTTATGACCAGTTTGGCGTACAGGGCTTTTTGTCGGGTAACACCGGCACTCAGGCAGGCGGCTGGTTCCGCAATGAACTGACCAGCCTTGAGGACATCAAAGGCGTTCGTTTCCGCACGCCGGGTCTGGGCGGTCGGGTCTGGGAAAAGCTGGGCGCGACAGTCACCAACATGGCTGCGGGCGAAATTTTCCAGGCGCTGCAATCGGGTACGCTGGACGCTGCCGAATTCGTTGGTCCGTACAACGATCTGGCGCTGGGTTTTTATCAGGTCGCCAAAAACTACTACATGCCGTCGTTTGTGGAATCCGGTCTGGCGACCGAACTGGTCGTCGACAAGAAGAAGTATCAGGAACTGCCTGACGATCTTCAGGCGATCATCCGCGATGTCAGCCAGGCGGAATATGATCAGGTCTCGGCCGACTTTATCGCCAACGATCCGCGTGCTCTGAAAACGCTGGTCGAAGATCACGGCGTGATGGTGCGTGATTTCCCCGAGGATATCATGGAGGCCGGCGCCAAAGCGTCGATCGAAGTGGTCGAAGAGCTGCGCAACAGCGACGATCCCTTGGTCAAAAAGACGACCGAGAGCTTTATCGAGGCGATGAATATTGTGCGGACCCGTACCGAGCGCATCGATTCTGCGTACACACGTGCGCGTGAAAAGTACCTCAAGTACTGA
- a CDS encoding NAD(P)-dependent oxidoreductase: MAVLIYGGLGHVGSWVARKLIDQGQEVIIFDMGAARFSSLGLDYLEEVRDSITLESVDVLDSHTMIEMALKYRDKIDAIVFGVAVIAGPTFKDRPFRNVSINTMGLLNALEVARILGVPKFVNLSSGAVYGDRPGGQTEDTPFTVTDLYGATKVANEVLATQYGATYGFDVRNARLYFVYGPGKRPEIMHPLYQAMFGPLAGMSDVHSANGGDQELDWTHVEDTAAGILALLNAEGMNGEAVNISCGVAYQHRDIVDRVAKLLGKESGMTLGPGPFTPRGAPLDISKAQSKLGFAPKYANIDAGLADYKTWLDKDPR; the protein is encoded by the coding sequence ATGGCTGTTCTGATTTATGGCGGACTCGGGCATGTCGGGTCTTGGGTGGCTCGGAAACTGATTGACCAGGGCCAAGAGGTGATCATCTTTGACATGGGCGCCGCCCGGTTCAGCAGCCTTGGCCTCGATTATCTCGAAGAGGTGCGTGACAGCATCACGCTTGAGTCGGTGGATGTGCTCGATTCGCATACGATGATCGAGATGGCGCTGAAATATCGCGACAAGATTGATGCGATCGTATTCGGCGTGGCGGTCATTGCCGGCCCGACCTTTAAGGATCGGCCGTTTCGGAACGTTTCGATCAACACCATGGGGTTGTTGAACGCGCTCGAAGTGGCGCGCATTCTGGGTGTACCTAAATTCGTCAATCTGTCGTCCGGCGCTGTCTATGGTGATCGCCCGGGCGGTCAGACCGAAGACACGCCGTTCACCGTGACCGACCTGTACGGCGCGACCAAGGTTGCGAACGAAGTTCTGGCGACGCAATACGGTGCGACCTATGGATTTGATGTGCGCAACGCCCGGCTCTATTTCGTTTACGGCCCCGGCAAGCGGCCCGAGATCATGCACCCGCTCTATCAGGCGATGTTCGGCCCACTTGCTGGGATGTCTGATGTGCATTCGGCCAATGGCGGCGATCAGGAACTGGACTGGACCCATGTCGAGGATACCGCTGCGGGCATCCTTGCGCTGCTGAACGCCGAGGGCATGAATGGCGAAGCGGTAAATATTTCCTGCGGCGTTGCCTACCAGCACCGCGACATCGTTGACCGGGTGGCGAAACTTCTTGGCAAAGAGAGCGGCATGACCCTGGGACCGGGGCCGTTCACGCCGCGCGGCGCGCCGCTGGATATTTCCAAAGCGCAAAGTAAACTGGGGTTTGCACCGAAATACGCCAATATCGACGCAGGGTTGGCGGATTACAAAACCTGGCTGGACAAAGATCCGCGCTGA
- a CDS encoding TRAP transporter large permease codes for MIIFATLFGSLLLFIFIGVPVGFAMIGASSIVLAISRGGLESVPFDMIAQRTLYGVNNFTLLAIPAFLLIGKLMNASGISDRVFDVARAMVGHLRGGLGHVNVLSSMLFAGMSGSAVADAGGLGPVQMRAMEKDGYDRGFSAAVTASSATIGPIIPPSIPAVIYGALAGVSIADVFLGSMVPGLLMGLGMMALVAYISSKRQYPVARRATAPEIRRAVARGFLPMLSPVIIIAGILSGLFTPTEASAVALVYTLFIALVVYRTVKGRELWRIFRETAVDTAALLVIIAGSAIYSWVLARYQVTSDITGFLSANIDNPLVLLLLLNVFILIIGCFIDSVPALFLLTPLLTPLVQQYGIDPVHFGVMMIFNLMIGLVTPPVGTVLFTVSRVADIPFGKLVREIVPFYIPLFGMLLAITFLPALVTFVPQLLLH; via the coding sequence ATGATAATATTCGCGACCCTTTTTGGCAGTCTTCTGCTGTTCATCTTCATCGGAGTGCCGGTTGGCTTTGCGATGATCGGTGCTTCGAGTATTGTTCTCGCGATCTCACGCGGTGGATTAGAGTCGGTGCCGTTCGACATGATTGCGCAGCGCACGCTGTACGGCGTTAACAACTTCACGCTTTTGGCAATCCCGGCCTTCCTGCTTATCGGCAAGCTGATGAACGCATCGGGCATTTCCGATCGCGTGTTTGATGTCGCCCGCGCCATGGTGGGGCATCTGCGCGGCGGGTTGGGCCATGTGAACGTGCTGTCGTCGATGCTGTTTGCCGGCATGTCCGGGTCGGCGGTTGCTGATGCCGGCGGCCTTGGTCCGGTGCAGATGCGCGCGATGGAAAAAGACGGCTATGATCGCGGCTTTTCCGCCGCTGTGACGGCATCGTCGGCCACCATTGGTCCGATCATTCCGCCGTCGATCCCGGCGGTCATCTACGGTGCGCTGGCGGGCGTTTCGATTGCTGATGTGTTCCTTGGCTCGATGGTGCCGGGGTTGCTCATGGGGCTTGGGATGATGGCGCTTGTGGCCTATATTTCGTCCAAGCGTCAGTACCCGGTCGCCCGACGCGCAACTGCGCCTGAAATCCGCCGGGCGGTGGCGCGTGGTTTCCTTCCGATGCTGAGCCCGGTCATCATCATCGCAGGCATCCTGTCAGGACTGTTCACTCCGACCGAGGCATCTGCCGTCGCGCTGGTCTACACATTGTTTATCGCGCTTGTCGTCTATCGCACGGTCAAAGGGCGCGAGCTGTGGCGGATTTTCCGCGAAACGGCGGTGGATACCGCCGCGCTGCTGGTTATCATCGCGGGATCTGCGATCTATTCCTGGGTGCTTGCCCGGTATCAGGTGACATCGGACATCACGGGGTTCCTGTCGGCGAATATCGACAACCCGCTGGTCCTGCTGCTTTTGCTGAATGTCTTTATTCTGATCATCGGTTGCTTCATCGACTCGGTGCCCGCGCTGTTCCTGCTGACGCCATTGCTGACACCGCTGGTCCAGCAATACGGCATCGACCCGGTGCATTTCGGTGTGATGATGATCTTTAACCTGATGATTGGTCTGGTGACGCCACCGGTGGGCACGGTCCTGTTTACAGTGTCTCGGGTCGCGGACATCCCGTTCGGCAAGCTCGTGCGTGAGATCGTGCCGTTTTACATTCCTCTCTTCGGGATGCTGCTGGCGATCACCTTTCTTCCTGCATTGGTGACCTTTGTGCCGCAGCTTCTGCTTCACTGA
- a CDS encoding TRAP transporter small permease yields the protein MQDSPARRYAPANMFWTAVEVIMVASFLGMLAVMFIQVVARYAIGAGVPWTDETSRFLFIAEIFLGAAIAQRYGEQIRIVVLLDVLPSKVRQIFEIVSHVLVILIAAGLVWGSWGMIDRTSSVMASTLPVPFAWLYAVQGVGVVLMVLLVMRDLWKDITDWDHVDHSDQSAKI from the coding sequence ATGCAAGACAGCCCCGCAAGGCGATATGCGCCCGCGAACATGTTCTGGACTGCCGTCGAAGTCATCATGGTGGCAAGCTTTCTGGGCATGCTCGCGGTGATGTTCATACAGGTTGTCGCACGCTATGCCATCGGCGCCGGTGTTCCCTGGACCGACGAGACGTCACGCTTTCTCTTCATTGCCGAGATTTTCCTGGGTGCAGCCATCGCCCAGCGGTACGGCGAACAGATCCGTATCGTGGTGTTGCTGGACGTCCTGCCCAGCAAGGTGCGCCAGATCTTTGAGATCGTGAGCCATGTTCTGGTAATCCTGATTGCCGCCGGGCTGGTGTGGGGCTCCTGGGGCATGATTGACCGCACCTCCAGCGTCATGGCCTCAACATTGCCGGTACCCTTTGCGTGGCTCTATGCGGTGCAGGGGGTCGGCGTGGTGCTGATGGTCCTGCTCGTGATGCGGGATCTCTGGAAAGACATCACCGACTGGGACCACGTTGACCACTCAGACCAGAGCGCCAAGATATGA